A genomic window from Nocardioides jiangxiensis includes:
- a CDS encoding LLM class flavin-dependent oxidoreductase has product MGRQLSLNAFLHDTGHHEASWRHPESGAERVGDITWYQDIARQAEAAKLDAVFLADGPVLWGTGHRPSNQFEPITLLTALATVTERIGLIATASTSYNEPYNLARLFASLDRISGGRAGWNIVTTQGDEAAANFGQAQAADPATRYERAQEFIDVITKLWDSWEDDAEIADREAGLFFDRSRVHDVNHVGKHLSVRGPFNAPRTPQGRPVYVQAGSSNDGRNFAGRNAEAIFTAHQTLADAQAFYADIKAKAVGFGRDPESVKILPGISPFIGDTEDEARELYEEFNRLTVPAYGLRQLESIAGVSLAHLELDEPVPADIFGGAGNVLDNNRSRLQVVANIVERDRPTVRQLLHRLAGGRGHNVVHGTPVQIADTIQEWFEGGAADGFNVLPPLYPQHLEAFTSQVVPILQERGLFRTEYAGSTLREHYGLERPASQYAAAAAAADAS; this is encoded by the coding sequence ATGGGACGACAGCTCAGCCTCAACGCCTTCCTCCACGACACCGGCCACCACGAGGCCTCGTGGCGCCACCCGGAGAGCGGCGCCGAGCGCGTCGGCGACATCACCTGGTACCAGGACATCGCCCGCCAGGCCGAGGCTGCGAAGCTCGATGCCGTCTTCCTCGCCGACGGGCCCGTCCTGTGGGGCACCGGCCACCGCCCGAGCAACCAGTTCGAGCCGATCACCCTGCTCACGGCGCTCGCCACGGTCACCGAGAGGATCGGCCTGATCGCGACCGCTTCGACGAGCTACAACGAGCCCTACAACCTGGCCCGCCTCTTCGCCAGCCTCGACCGGATCTCCGGTGGTCGCGCCGGCTGGAACATCGTCACCACGCAGGGCGACGAGGCCGCGGCCAACTTCGGCCAGGCCCAGGCCGCCGACCCGGCCACCCGCTACGAGCGGGCGCAGGAGTTCATCGACGTCATCACCAAGCTGTGGGACAGCTGGGAGGACGACGCCGAGATCGCCGACCGCGAGGCGGGCCTCTTCTTCGACCGCAGCAGGGTCCACGACGTCAACCACGTGGGCAAGCACCTCTCGGTCAGGGGCCCCTTCAACGCCCCGCGCACGCCGCAGGGTCGCCCCGTCTACGTCCAGGCCGGCTCCTCCAACGACGGCCGCAACTTCGCCGGCCGCAACGCCGAGGCGATCTTCACCGCCCACCAGACGCTCGCCGACGCCCAGGCGTTCTACGCCGACATCAAGGCCAAGGCCGTCGGCTTCGGCCGCGACCCCGAGTCGGTGAAGATCCTGCCCGGCATCAGCCCGTTCATCGGCGACACCGAGGACGAGGCGCGCGAGCTCTACGAGGAGTTCAACCGGCTCACCGTGCCGGCGTACGGCCTGCGCCAGCTGGAGAGCATCGCCGGCGTCTCGCTGGCCCACCTGGAGCTCGACGAGCCCGTCCCTGCCGACATCTTCGGTGGCGCCGGCAACGTCCTGGACAACAACCGCAGCCGCCTGCAGGTGGTCGCCAACATCGTGGAGCGCGACCGTCCGACGGTCCGCCAGCTCCTCCACCGCCTGGCCGGCGGCCGTGGTCACAACGTCGTGCACGGCACGCCGGTCCAGATCGCCGACACGATCCAGGAGTGGTTCGAGGGCGGGGCCGCGGACGGCTTCAACGTGCTGCCGCCGCTCTACCCGCAGCACCTCGAGGCCTTCACCTCCCAGGTCGTGCCGATCCTCCAGGAGCGCGGCCTCTTCCGCACCGAGTACGCCGGCTCGACCCTGCGCGAGCACTACGGCCTCGAGCGCCCCGCGAGCCAGTACGCCGCCGCGGCGGCCGCCGCTGACGCCTCCTGA
- a CDS encoding acetyl/propionyl/methylcrotonyl-CoA carboxylase subunit alpha, with protein sequence MPEIKPLQKVLIANRGEIAVRVIRACKDAGIGSVAVYAEPDRDALFVRLADEAYSLNGSTPADSYLVIEKIIAVAKESGADSVHPGYGFLAENANFAQAVIDAGLTWIGPSPEAIDGLGDKAKAKQIALAAGAPLAPGLKDPVKDADEIVAFAKEHGLPVAIKAVFGGGGRGLKVARTLEEIPELFESATREAISAFGRGECLVEKFLDKPRHVETQCLADKHGNVVVVSTRDCSLQRRHQKLVEEAPAPFLTDEQNERLYESSKAILREAGYVGAGTCEFLVANDGTISFLEVNTRLQVEHCVSEEVTGIDLVREMFRIAAGEELGYDDPEVRGHSIEFRINAEDGGNNFMPAPGTLTKWNPPQGPGIRIDGGYEVGETVPGAFDSLVAKLIVTGKDRTQAIERSRRAIAEFEVDGMPTALTFDEVIVNDPAWVGASNPTGEGSFDVYTTWIETEFNNTIEPYKGEFGSDEEGSAAGERQKVVVEVGGKRLEVVIPAGLGGLSAGGGAAAAKKPKASRKKAGANVSGDAVASPMQGTIVKIAVEEGQEVAEGDVIVVIEAMKMEQPLKAHKAGVVTGLAAEVGATVPQGEVICELKEA encoded by the coding sequence GTGCCCGAGATCAAGCCCCTGCAGAAGGTCCTCATCGCCAACCGTGGTGAGATCGCCGTCCGCGTCATCCGCGCCTGCAAGGACGCCGGCATCGGCTCCGTGGCCGTGTACGCCGAGCCGGACCGTGACGCGCTGTTCGTCCGACTCGCCGACGAGGCCTACAGCCTCAACGGTTCGACGCCGGCCGACTCGTACCTCGTGATCGAGAAGATCATCGCCGTCGCCAAGGAGTCGGGCGCCGACTCCGTGCACCCCGGCTACGGCTTCCTCGCCGAGAACGCCAACTTCGCCCAGGCCGTCATCGACGCGGGGCTGACCTGGATCGGCCCCTCGCCGGAGGCCATCGACGGCCTCGGCGACAAGGCCAAGGCGAAGCAGATCGCGCTGGCCGCCGGCGCCCCGCTGGCCCCGGGTCTCAAGGACCCGGTCAAGGACGCCGACGAGATCGTCGCGTTCGCCAAGGAGCACGGCCTCCCGGTCGCCATCAAGGCGGTCTTCGGTGGTGGCGGTCGCGGCCTCAAGGTCGCCCGCACGCTGGAGGAGATCCCGGAGCTGTTCGAGTCCGCGACCCGTGAGGCGATCTCCGCCTTCGGTCGTGGCGAGTGCCTCGTGGAGAAGTTCCTCGACAAGCCGCGTCACGTCGAGACCCAGTGCCTCGCGGACAAGCACGGCAACGTCGTGGTCGTCTCCACCCGCGACTGCTCGCTGCAGCGTCGCCACCAGAAGCTGGTCGAGGAGGCCCCCGCGCCGTTCCTCACCGACGAGCAGAACGAGCGCCTCTACGAGTCCTCGAAGGCGATCCTGCGCGAGGCCGGCTACGTCGGCGCGGGCACGTGTGAGTTCCTCGTCGCCAACGACGGCACGATCTCCTTCCTCGAGGTCAACACCCGCCTCCAGGTCGAGCACTGTGTCTCCGAGGAGGTCACCGGCATCGACCTGGTCCGCGAGATGTTCCGCATCGCCGCGGGCGAGGAGCTCGGCTACGACGACCCCGAGGTCCGTGGCCACTCGATCGAGTTCCGCATCAACGCCGAGGACGGCGGCAACAACTTCATGCCGGCGCCGGGCACGCTGACCAAGTGGAACCCGCCGCAGGGCCCGGGCATCCGCATCGACGGTGGCTACGAGGTCGGCGAGACCGTCCCGGGCGCCTTCGACTCCCTGGTCGCCAAGCTGATCGTCACCGGCAAGGACCGCACGCAGGCCATCGAGCGCTCGCGTCGTGCCATCGCCGAGTTCGAGGTCGACGGCATGCCGACCGCCCTCACCTTCGACGAGGTCATCGTCAACGACCCGGCCTGGGTGGGCGCGTCCAACCCGACCGGCGAGGGCTCCTTCGACGTCTACACGACGTGGATCGAGACCGAGTTCAACAACACGATCGAGCCCTACAAGGGCGAGTTCGGAAGCGACGAGGAGGGCTCTGCTGCTGGGGAGCGCCAGAAGGTCGTCGTCGAGGTCGGTGGCAAGCGCCTCGAGGTCGTCATCCCGGCCGGTCTCGGTGGCCTCTCCGCCGGTGGCGGTGCCGCTGCGGCGAAGAAGCCGAAGGCCTCCCGCAAGAAGGCCGGCGCCAACGTCTCCGGTGACGCCGTTGCGTCCCCGATGCAGGGCACCATCGTCAAGATCGCCGTCGAGGAGGGCCAGGAGGTCGCCGAGGGCGACGTCATCGTGGTCATCGAGGCGATGAAGATGGAGCAGCCGCTCAAGGCGCACAAGGCCGGTGTCGTCACCGGCCTGGCCGCCGAGGTCGGCGCGACCGTCCCGCAGGGCGAGGTCATCTGCGAGCTCAAGGAAGCCTGA
- a CDS encoding NAD(P)H-quinone dehydrogenase yields MTRVVIIGGGPGGYESALVAAQLGAEVTVVDSDGIGGSAVLTDCVPSKTLIATADVMNQVEVAGELGIFLKDHQGDAAAAIGVDLARVNARVKQLAADQSADIAAGLAKAGITVVKGRGRLDGPSRVVATAPDGTETSYDADAVLVSTGAAPRTLSSAQPDGERILTWEQVYDLDEVPTKLIVVGSGVTGAEFASAYNGIGVDVTLVSSRDRVLPGEDADAATVLEDVFKRRGMEVLGKSRMKSVTRDGDVVTVELEDGRTVSGSHCLLALGSIPNTRGLGLEEAGVELDEGGFIKVDRVSRTTARGVYAAGDCTGVFMLASVAAMQGRIAMWHVLGDAVAPLDLGIVASNVFTSPEIATVGLTQKSVDDGKAFAEVVLQPLASNSRAKMQGVKDGFVKLLISPGSGRVLGGVVVGPHASELIHPIAVAVTERITADQLAHVFTVYPSMSGSVAEAARRLHRA; encoded by the coding sequence ATGACGCGCGTGGTGATCATCGGTGGCGGTCCGGGTGGCTACGAGTCGGCGCTGGTCGCCGCACAGCTCGGCGCGGAGGTGACCGTCGTCGACAGCGACGGCATCGGCGGCTCGGCGGTGCTCACCGACTGCGTGCCCTCGAAGACCCTCATCGCGACCGCCGACGTGATGAACCAGGTCGAGGTCGCCGGTGAGCTCGGCATCTTCCTCAAGGACCACCAGGGTGACGCGGCTGCCGCCATCGGCGTGGACCTCGCCCGCGTCAACGCCCGGGTGAAGCAGCTCGCCGCCGACCAGTCCGCCGACATCGCTGCAGGTCTGGCGAAGGCCGGCATCACCGTCGTCAAGGGTCGTGGTCGTCTCGACGGTCCGTCGCGCGTGGTCGCGACCGCACCGGACGGCACCGAGACGTCGTACGACGCGGACGCGGTCCTCGTCTCGACCGGTGCCGCTCCGCGCACCCTGTCGAGCGCCCAGCCCGACGGCGAGCGGATCCTGACCTGGGAGCAGGTCTACGACCTCGACGAGGTCCCCACCAAGCTGATCGTCGTCGGCTCCGGCGTCACCGGCGCCGAGTTCGCCAGCGCCTACAACGGCATCGGGGTCGACGTCACCCTCGTCTCCAGCCGCGACCGCGTGCTCCCCGGTGAGGACGCCGACGCGGCGACCGTGCTCGAGGACGTCTTCAAGCGTCGCGGCATGGAGGTGCTCGGCAAGTCCCGCATGAAGTCCGTGACGCGCGACGGCGACGTCGTCACGGTCGAGCTGGAGGACGGCCGCACCGTCAGCGGGTCGCACTGCCTGCTGGCGCTCGGCTCGATCCCCAACACCCGCGGCCTCGGCCTGGAGGAGGCCGGCGTCGAGCTCGACGAGGGCGGGTTCATCAAGGTCGACCGCGTCTCGCGCACCACCGCGCGGGGCGTCTACGCCGCCGGCGACTGCACCGGCGTCTTCATGCTCGCGTCGGTGGCGGCGATGCAGGGCCGCATCGCGATGTGGCACGTGCTCGGTGACGCGGTGGCTCCCCTCGACCTGGGCATCGTCGCGTCGAACGTCTTCACCTCGCCGGAGATCGCCACGGTGGGGCTGACCCAGAAGTCGGTCGACGACGGCAAGGCCTTCGCCGAGGTCGTCCTGCAGCCGCTCGCGAGCAACTCGCGCGCCAAGATGCAGGGCGTCAAGGACGGCTTCGTGAAGCTGCTGATCAGCCCCGGCTCGGGCCGGGTCCTCGGGGGAGTGGTCGTCGGACCGCACGCCAGCGAGCTGATCCACCCGATCGCCGTCGCGGTGACCGAGCGGATCACGGCTGACCAGCTCGCCCACGTCTTCACGGTCTACCCGTCGATGTCCGGCTCGGTCGCCGAGGCCGCTCGCCGCCTGCACCGCGCCTGA
- a CDS encoding ABC transporter ATP-binding protein has product MSSRIELRDVGQTFLVRGNDDRQLREFVALEGLDLDIAAGEFLTVVGPSGCGKSTVLDLIAGLARPTSGSLTIDGTPITGPGLDRSVVFQQYTLLPWRTAQANVEFALEARGGLSKAQRQERAQTYLELVGLSEFAGRYPHELSGGMKQRVAIARSLSYQPEVLLMDEPYGALDAQTRERLQEELVAIWQRTGTTVVFITHDIDEAVFLGQRVAVMSGRPGRIKAIVDIDLDRSGAGDRDVRATAEFAAYRHQVWTLLREEHVPAHRKEAAHVA; this is encoded by the coding sequence ATGAGTTCCCGTATCGAGCTGCGTGACGTCGGGCAGACCTTCCTGGTCCGCGGCAACGACGACCGGCAGCTGCGCGAGTTCGTGGCCCTGGAGGGGCTCGACCTCGACATCGCTGCCGGTGAGTTCCTCACGGTCGTGGGCCCCTCGGGTTGCGGCAAGTCCACGGTGCTCGACCTGATCGCGGGGCTGGCCCGGCCCACCTCGGGCAGCCTGACGATCGACGGCACCCCGATCACCGGGCCCGGCCTCGACCGCTCCGTGGTCTTCCAGCAGTACACGCTGCTCCCGTGGCGGACCGCCCAGGCCAACGTCGAGTTCGCGCTCGAGGCCAGGGGCGGCCTGTCGAAGGCGCAGCGCCAGGAGAGGGCGCAGACCTACCTGGAGCTGGTCGGCCTCAGCGAGTTCGCCGGGCGCTACCCGCACGAGCTCTCCGGGGGCATGAAGCAGCGCGTCGCGATCGCGCGCAGCCTCTCCTACCAGCCGGAGGTCCTGCTCATGGACGAGCCGTACGGCGCCCTCGACGCCCAGACGCGGGAGCGGCTCCAGGAGGAGCTGGTCGCGATCTGGCAGCGCACCGGCACCACGGTCGTCTTCATCACCCACGACATCGACGAGGCGGTCTTCCTCGGCCAGCGCGTCGCGGTGATGAGCGGCCGGCCGGGCCGGATCAAGGCGATCGTCGACATCGACCTCGACCGTTCCGGTGCAGGGGACCGGGACGTGCGGGCGACGGCCGAGTTCGCGGCGTACCGGCACCAGGTGTGGACGCTGCTCCGCGAGGAGCACGTCCCGGCGCACCGCAAGGAGGCAGCGCATGTCGCCTAG
- a CDS encoding ABC transporter substrate-binding protein, translated as MSTTTTASVRRLLAGTTAAAALLGGLTACGAADATTTDGKTTVRYQSYPGSVDPLQLADALGKLPGISLKKVGDVQGGPESLRALASNQVDISSSAFYGAIAQTVATGVPIKAVVSTYGTNAKTGSAIVAKKGSGLTKDPHSFIGKKVAVNTLGANAEAVLDTWFAKGGLTKAQIKKVTLVPLPPLNTAQALSNGQVDAAYVGVGQLKPLADAVPIDTLVKDSDVVGYYNGGGVALRNDWIEKHKDADRTLVSGISYAIDYIESHQREDVLKVYDAWLTEHGYADQVEAVDKNWNGSTGVSSKGGVIADKDISIWLDWLGSRGDVDTSTIKPSDVYTNEFNPNA; from the coding sequence ATGAGCACCACCACGACCGCCTCCGTCCGACGCCTGCTGGCGGGCACCACCGCCGCAGCCGCGCTGCTCGGTGGGCTCACGGCCTGCGGTGCAGCTGATGCGACGACGACGGACGGCAAGACCACGGTCCGCTACCAGAGCTACCCCGGCTCCGTGGACCCGCTGCAGCTGGCCGACGCGCTCGGCAAGCTGCCCGGCATCTCGCTGAAGAAGGTCGGTGACGTCCAGGGTGGCCCCGAGTCGCTGCGGGCGCTCGCCAGCAACCAGGTCGACATCTCCTCCTCGGCGTTCTACGGCGCGATCGCCCAGACCGTCGCCACCGGCGTCCCGATCAAGGCCGTGGTCTCGACCTACGGCACCAACGCGAAGACCGGCTCGGCGATCGTGGCGAAGAAGGGCTCGGGCCTGACCAAGGACCCGCACTCCTTCATCGGCAAGAAGGTCGCGGTCAACACGCTCGGAGCCAACGCAGAGGCGGTCCTCGACACGTGGTTCGCCAAGGGCGGGCTGACCAAGGCCCAGATCAAGAAGGTCACGCTGGTCCCGCTGCCGCCGCTCAACACCGCCCAGGCACTGTCGAACGGACAGGTCGATGCGGCGTACGTCGGCGTCGGCCAGCTGAAGCCCCTCGCAGACGCCGTGCCGATCGACACGCTGGTGAAGGACAGCGACGTCGTCGGCTACTACAACGGCGGTGGCGTCGCCCTGCGCAACGACTGGATCGAGAAGCACAAGGACGCCGACAGGACGCTCGTCTCGGGCATCTCCTACGCGATCGACTACATCGAGTCGCACCAGCGTGAGGACGTCCTGAAGGTCTACGACGCGTGGCTCACCGAGCACGGGTACGCCGACCAGGTCGAGGCCGTCGACAAGAACTGGAACGGCAGCACCGGCGTCTCCAGCAAGGGCGGCGTGATCGCGGACAAGGACATCTCGATCTGGCTCGACTGGCTCGGCTCGCGCGGTGACGTCGACACGTCGACGATCAAGCCGTCCGACGTCTACACCAACGAGTTCAACCCGAACGCGTGA
- a CDS encoding ABC transporter permease, which produces MSPSLLDERTEARPNPRQEAAVRARGVSPGRRRAVTVTRGVAGVLTVALLWEVLPRVGLVDDYFIPPLHVVLGAWGDLVRSGELARHLHASLVRSATGFLLATVLAIPTGAAIAWYRPVREFFQPVLEVFRNTAALALLPVFTLLLGIGEASKIAIITYACFFPILLSTIAGVATVDPQLLRSAKVLGLSPVATFRKVVFPAAVPTIFTGIRISGAAAILVLIAAEIVGANAGLGFLISYSNNNMLIPKMYAAILTTSVLGLGVNYGLVALERRFSRWRP; this is translated from the coding sequence ATGTCGCCTAGCCTTCTCGACGAGCGCACCGAGGCGCGGCCCAACCCGCGCCAGGAGGCTGCGGTCCGGGCACGCGGTGTGTCGCCCGGTCGCAGGCGTGCCGTGACGGTCACCCGCGGTGTGGCGGGCGTGCTGACGGTGGCCCTGCTGTGGGAGGTGCTCCCGCGGGTCGGCCTGGTGGACGACTACTTCATCCCGCCCCTGCACGTCGTGCTCGGGGCGTGGGGGGACCTGGTCCGCAGCGGTGAGCTCGCGCGTCACCTCCACGCGAGCCTCGTGCGGTCCGCGACGGGCTTCCTGCTCGCGACCGTGCTCGCGATCCCGACCGGTGCGGCGATCGCGTGGTACCGCCCGGTGCGCGAGTTCTTCCAGCCGGTCCTCGAGGTCTTCCGCAACACCGCCGCGCTCGCGCTGCTCCCGGTGTTCACGCTGCTGCTCGGCATCGGCGAGGCCTCGAAGATCGCGATCATCACCTACGCCTGCTTCTTCCCGATCCTGCTCAGCACGATCGCGGGCGTGGCGACGGTCGACCCCCAGCTGTTGCGATCGGCGAAGGTGCTGGGACTTTCGCCGGTCGCAACATTCCGCAAGGTGGTCTTCCCGGCGGCCGTGCCGACGATCTTCACCGGCATCCGGATCTCGGGTGCGGCGGCGATCCTGGTGCTCATCGCGGCGGAGATCGTGGGAGCCAATGCCGGCCTCGGCTTCCTGATCAGCTACTCCAACAACAACATGCTGATCCCGAAGATGTACGCCGCGATCCTCACGACGTCCGTCCTCGGCCTCGGGGTGAACTACGGGCTGGTCGCCCTCGAACGGCGCTTCTCGCGCTGGCGTCCCTGA
- a CDS encoding DMT family transporter: protein MTSTQAASPTTSASRALRIAAVPLMLVAGAMVAVQSQINGRLAEALGTGPRAGIAAAVISFGTGLLALAVGTACSPTQRSHARGLVAALRTRDLRAIEVIGGLLGAFLIATQGLTVGTIGVALFSLALTAGQSVSALAVDHLGLGPAGRQRLSAPRGVAAAFAVAAVLLATGSRLADEVSLQLVVFALLAFAAGAGSAVQQALNGRVSAYVGPWVTTLNNFIVGSAGLVVAFALSLLVHGRLDTLPHTWWLYLGGAIGVTFIWLAALLVRVHGVLVLGLSMIAGQIIGAQVIQAGVDHATVGVTGYAASALTVLGVLIALGLRRR from the coding sequence GTGACGTCGACACAGGCCGCCTCCCCGACCACTTCCGCCTCGCGCGCCCTCCGGATCGCAGCCGTGCCCCTGATGCTCGTCGCGGGTGCCATGGTCGCGGTCCAGTCGCAGATCAACGGCCGCCTGGCCGAGGCACTCGGGACGGGCCCGCGTGCCGGCATCGCAGCGGCCGTGATCAGCTTCGGCACCGGACTGCTCGCCCTCGCCGTGGGCACGGCCTGCTCCCCCACGCAGCGCTCGCACGCGCGCGGACTCGTCGCGGCACTCCGGACGCGTGACCTGCGCGCCATCGAGGTCATCGGCGGACTGCTGGGCGCGTTCCTCATCGCCACCCAGGGACTCACCGTCGGCACCATCGGCGTGGCCCTCTTCAGCCTCGCGCTCACAGCAGGTCAGTCGGTCAGCGCTCTCGCGGTCGACCACCTCGGCCTCGGCCCGGCGGGACGCCAGCGCCTCTCCGCACCGCGTGGGGTGGCCGCCGCCTTCGCGGTCGCCGCCGTGCTGCTCGCCACCGGATCACGCCTCGCCGACGAGGTCTCGCTGCAGCTGGTCGTCTTCGCCCTGCTCGCCTTCGCAGCCGGCGCCGGCTCCGCCGTGCAGCAGGCGCTCAACGGCCGCGTCTCGGCATACGTCGGCCCGTGGGTGACGACCCTCAACAACTTCATCGTCGGCTCGGCCGGACTCGTCGTCGCCTTCGCGCTCAGCCTGCTCGTCCACGGCCGGCTCGACACGCTGCCGCACACCTGGTGGCTCTACCTCGGCGGCGCCATCGGCGTCACCTTCATCTGGCTCGCCGCACTGCTGGTCCGCGTCCACGGCGTGCTCGTCCTCGGGCTGTCGATGATCGCCGGACAGATCATCGGAGCCCAGGTGATCCAGGCGGGCGTCGACCACGCGACAGTCGGCGTGACGGGGTATGCCGCGAGCGCGCTGACCGTCCTCGGCGTGCTGATCGCGCTGGGCCTGCGTCGCCGCTGA
- a CDS encoding AurF N-oxygenase family protein, with product MDATVTTLASRARTSSRPSAADATAEYHVLLRRLSEASVEKHFQAFRDIPWDAPEFEVDPHDPRFVLGEVDEIGAHPWYQSLPLERQVAIGRYRYAQVAKVGLQFEQLLIAGVMNHLVWARNGNPEFRYAMHEVTEETHHIQMFQEGVNRLGADAAGAPAYFKLLFPLLSSAGAWWPALFFTGILAGEEPIDHLQKSIMRHGGSHPMVDRIMQIHIAEEARHISFAHEWLKHEVPTMGVVQRTAFAVLFPLTMRVLCDVIMVPSRRARRDMGIPRSVAREIWWGSEASGRLLREMFGDVRMLADELGIRGPVTKRLWRVLGIDGRPSRFRAEPARLSA from the coding sequence GTGGACGCCACTGTCACCACCCTCGCGTCGCGGGCGCGCACCAGCTCGCGCCCGTCAGCAGCGGACGCCACCGCCGAGTACCACGTGCTGCTCCGGCGCCTGTCCGAGGCGTCGGTGGAGAAGCACTTCCAGGCGTTCAGGGACATCCCGTGGGACGCCCCCGAGTTCGAGGTGGACCCGCACGACCCCCGCTTCGTCCTCGGTGAGGTCGACGAGATCGGCGCTCACCCCTGGTACCAGAGCCTGCCGCTCGAGCGGCAGGTCGCGATCGGTCGCTACCGCTATGCGCAGGTCGCGAAGGTCGGCCTGCAGTTCGAGCAGCTGCTGATCGCGGGCGTCATGAACCACCTCGTCTGGGCGCGCAACGGCAACCCGGAGTTCCGCTACGCCATGCACGAGGTCACCGAGGAGACCCACCACATCCAGATGTTCCAGGAGGGCGTCAACCGCTTGGGCGCCGACGCCGCCGGAGCGCCGGCGTACTTCAAGCTCCTCTTCCCGCTCCTGTCCTCGGCGGGCGCGTGGTGGCCGGCTCTCTTCTTCACCGGGATCCTGGCCGGCGAGGAGCCGATCGACCACCTGCAGAAGTCGATCATGCGCCACGGCGGCAGCCACCCGATGGTCGACCGGATCATGCAGATCCACATCGCCGAGGAGGCGCGCCACATCTCCTTCGCCCACGAGTGGCTCAAGCACGAGGTGCCCACGATGGGAGTGGTGCAGCGGACCGCGTTCGCGGTGCTCTTCCCGCTGACGATGCGCGTCCTGTGTGACGTGATCATGGTGCCGAGCCGCCGGGCACGCCGGGACATGGGCATCCCGCGCAGTGTCGCCCGGGAGATCTGGTGGGGCTCGGAGGCCTCGGGTCGCCTGTTGCGTGAGATGTTCGGCGACGTGCGGATGCTCGCCGACGAGCTGGGCATCCGCGGGCCGGTCACGAAGCGGCTGTGGCGCGTGCTGGGCATCGACGGTCGTCCGTCGCGCTTCCGTGCGGAGCCGGCGCGGCTGAGCGCCTGA
- a CDS encoding SpoIID/LytB domain-containing protein, with the protein MRRGALGLTTALLSSVLVGTGLDAAPASAATTTAYTLPSTGTVTLAGHGYGHGHGMSQYGAQGAALAGQTWQQITSFYYPGTSRSTLARTIRVKISADTSRDVVVGPRSGLGVLLPTGEVRALPSNGAERWRLEVASGNRASVDYLIQGTWTRWTTFDGDGAFTAGGQPIRLYYAGTSHRFRGNLAAVRPSATSTDRDTINVLSLEDYLKGVVPSEMPASWDPDAVAAQAVAARTYAAYQLQTPQGSTYDICDTTSCQVYGGNDAEWAASNAAIAATKGVILTSGGKPAFTQFSSSSGGFTSAGSFSYLPAKDDPYDAWKRSDGSFGNPNHSWSATVDVADIEKKTGIANVAKVSVLMNDDHHVSKLTFTGTGGKVVTVYGDTFRSWFGLRSTYFAITGRPTTTP; encoded by the coding sequence ATGCGCCGCGGTGCCCTCGGTCTGACCACGGCCCTCCTCTCCAGCGTCCTCGTGGGGACCGGCCTCGACGCGGCGCCGGCCTCGGCGGCGACCACGACGGCGTACACGCTGCCGTCGACCGGCACCGTCACGCTCGCCGGGCACGGCTACGGCCACGGCCACGGCATGTCGCAGTACGGCGCCCAGGGTGCGGCGCTGGCCGGCCAGACCTGGCAGCAGATCACCTCGTTCTACTACCCGGGCACCTCCCGCTCGACGCTCGCGCGCACGATCCGGGTGAAGATCTCCGCGGACACCAGCCGTGACGTCGTGGTCGGTCCGCGGTCGGGCCTCGGCGTCCTGCTGCCGACGGGCGAGGTCCGTGCCCTGCCGTCGAACGGCGCCGAGCGCTGGCGGCTGGAGGTGGCCAGCGGCAACCGGGCGTCGGTCGACTACCTCATCCAGGGGACCTGGACCCGCTGGACCACCTTCGACGGGGACGGCGCCTTCACCGCGGGCGGTCAGCCGATCCGGCTGTACTACGCCGGCACCAGCCACCGGTTCCGTGGCAACCTCGCAGCCGTGCGCCCGAGCGCGACCTCGACCGACCGCGACACGATCAACGTGCTGTCGCTCGAGGACTACCTCAAGGGCGTGGTCCCCTCGGAGATGCCGGCCTCCTGGGATCCCGACGCGGTTGCGGCGCAGGCCGTCGCGGCACGCACGTACGCGGCGTACCAGCTGCAGACGCCGCAGGGCTCGACGTACGACATCTGCGACACGACCAGCTGCCAGGTCTACGGCGGGAACGACGCGGAGTGGGCGGCCAGCAACGCCGCCATCGCGGCGACCAAGGGCGTCATCCTGACCTCGGGCGGGAAGCCGGCCTTCACCCAGTTCTCCTCCAGCTCGGGCGGCTTCACCAGCGCCGGCTCCTTCTCCTACCTTCCCGCGAAGGACGACCCGTACGACGCGTGGAAGCGCTCCGACGGCAGCTTCGGCAACCCGAACCACAGCTGGTCGGCGACGGTGGACGTCGCGGACATCGAGAAGAAGACCGGCATCGCGAACGTCGCCAAGGTGAGCGTGCTGATGAACGACGACCACCACGTCTCGAAGCTGACCTTCACCGGGACCGGCGGCAAGGTGGTGACCGTCTACGGCGACACGTTCCGCAGCTGGTTCGGCCTGCGGTCGACCTACTTCGCGATCACCGGCCGTCCGACCACGACGCCCTGA